One Erysipelothrix amsterdamensis DNA window includes the following coding sequences:
- a CDS encoding helix-turn-helix domain-containing protein: MLGTLLRNERLNQNMSQQALCEGICSISYLSKIESNTVTPSDEILDLLFDCLGIDLVRDQSKIEVFTNGYNSFWSDYLAYTTPLICKELKSLATLCLYSNETINAHLLLYYSTNDDQYLIRLKDFEPMFSVDQRLAYALAFSETLTSENKIHYLLQTTGIDQYGIIHQELGITYYITGLYYSAIETLSQAYELFSKQGNVKGMYLSSFTMGSSYANLTYTSPDQLEMMEFYYNRGLKLNRYLEEPNASSSINYNLGATYLLIGDYTKAQLHLTRAYENVQTEAAQFQELNTLILQKLCLLNILQNQRDLAHNHFSKLDEPTDQLSKNVYDLLEFMLERPGYIHEKEYEDILILCKDTANLQAHHGYVLMYVKFLIQYYKANRLYKKALNLTSEYKIS, from the coding sequence ATGCTTGGAACACTATTAAGAAATGAACGGCTTAACCAAAACATGAGTCAACAAGCCCTTTGCGAAGGAATATGTTCAATATCTTATCTTTCTAAAATCGAATCAAATACCGTTACACCAAGTGATGAAATATTAGATTTACTGTTTGATTGTTTAGGAATTGATTTAGTTCGAGACCAATCAAAAATTGAAGTGTTTACGAATGGTTATAATTCCTTTTGGAGTGATTATTTGGCTTATACAACTCCACTTATTTGCAAAGAATTAAAGTCACTTGCAACATTGTGCTTATACTCGAATGAAACAATTAATGCACATCTTCTACTTTATTATTCCACAAACGATGATCAATACCTTATTCGTCTCAAAGATTTTGAACCAATGTTTTCAGTTGATCAACGCCTTGCTTATGCACTCGCTTTTTCCGAAACACTGACTTCAGAAAATAAGATCCATTATTTACTTCAAACAACCGGCATTGATCAATACGGTATTATTCACCAAGAACTTGGAATTACTTACTATATTACGGGACTTTATTACAGTGCAATTGAAACACTCAGTCAAGCATACGAGCTCTTTTCAAAACAAGGTAATGTAAAAGGGATGTATCTGAGTTCTTTTACGATGGGTTCATCCTATGCGAATTTAACCTATACAAGTCCTGATCAGTTAGAAATGATGGAATTCTACTATAATCGGGGCTTAAAACTTAATCGTTATCTCGAAGAACCTAACGCTTCAAGTTCGATAAACTATAATCTCGGGGCAACGTATTTGTTAATTGGAGATTACACAAAAGCTCAATTGCATCTTACACGTGCATACGAAAACGTTCAAACTGAAGCAGCTCAATTTCAAGAACTCAACACCTTAATTCTTCAAAAGTTGTGTCTTCTAAACATTCTCCAAAACCAACGAGATCTCGCCCACAACCATTTCAGTAAACTGGATGAGCCTACTGATCAACTCTCTAAAAATGTTTACGACTTACTTGAGTTTATGTTGGAGCGGCCAGGCTATATCCACGAGAAGGAATATGAGGATATTTTGATACTGTGTAAAGACACTGCAAATCTTCAAGCACATCACGGTTATGTACTTATGTATGTGAAGTTTCTCATTCAATACTACAAAGCCAATCGGCTTTATAAAAAAGCACTCAATCTTACGAGTGAGTACAAGATTTCTTAA
- the pyrR gene encoding bifunctional pyr operon transcriptional regulator/uracil phosphoribosyltransferase PyrR, which produces MIKTIMNQEEIQRAINRIAFEILERYQGIEDIVLVGIETRGIDIASRIQKKLESIEGLVPCLSLNIHDYRDDVRSKQIIERSDVLTQKHVVIVDDVLFTGRSVRSSMDAIIDLGRPSSISLAVLIDRGHRELPISADFIGKNIPSSRKERIYVQTIETDGKDIVVLETT; this is translated from the coding sequence ATGATAAAAACAATTATGAATCAAGAGGAAATACAACGTGCAATTAACCGTATTGCATTCGAAATTTTAGAACGATATCAAGGCATTGAAGATATCGTGCTCGTGGGAATTGAAACACGAGGAATTGATATTGCATCTCGGATTCAGAAGAAACTTGAAAGTATTGAAGGGCTTGTGCCATGTTTGAGTTTAAATATACACGATTATCGAGATGATGTACGTTCAAAACAAATCATTGAACGCTCTGATGTTTTAACACAAAAACATGTGGTTATTGTGGATGATGTTTTATTTACTGGAAGAAGTGTTCGATCATCGATGGACGCAATTATTGATTTAGGTCGTCCTTCTTCAATTTCCCTCGCAGTACTTATAGATCGAGGCCATCGCGAGTTACCTATTAGCGCAGACTTTATTGGTAAAAATATTCCAAGCTCTCGTAAAGAACGCATATACGTTCAAACGATTGAGACGGACGGTAAAGATATAGTTGTGCTTGAAACTACGTAG
- the pyrF gene encoding orotidine-5'-phosphate decarboxylase, translating to MENVIIALDFEGREAALSFLDLFEGQKLFVKVGMELYYQSGPSIIHEIKKRGHKIFLDLKLHDIPNTVERTMRRLKTMGVDMTNVHAAGGLEMMEAARNGFGEAGILIAVTQLTSTSEFQMQQEQLVHASLNDSVLHYAELTRNAGLDGVVCSPLESKHIRETLGSDFLTVTPGIRPNASEKGDQKRVTTPAQAKANGSSYIVVGRPITQAKDPVLAYEQIVSEWKVAS from the coding sequence ATGGAAAATGTTATTATTGCACTGGATTTTGAAGGAAGGGAAGCAGCACTATCTTTCTTGGATTTATTTGAAGGACAAAAGCTTTTTGTGAAAGTAGGTATGGAACTTTACTATCAGAGTGGACCATCAATTATTCATGAAATCAAAAAGAGAGGACATAAAATCTTCCTCGATCTTAAACTTCATGATATTCCAAATACTGTTGAGCGTACAATGCGTCGATTAAAAACAATGGGTGTTGATATGACAAATGTTCATGCAGCTGGGGGACTTGAAATGATGGAAGCGGCACGAAATGGTTTTGGTGAAGCAGGAATCCTGATTGCTGTAACGCAATTAACTTCAACATCTGAATTTCAGATGCAACAAGAACAATTAGTTCACGCCTCGTTAAATGATTCTGTATTACACTACGCAGAATTAACACGTAATGCAGGACTTGATGGAGTTGTATGTTCACCCTTAGAATCCAAACATATCCGAGAAACATTAGGAAGTGACTTTCTAACAGTTACGCCGGGAATAAGACCGAACGCTTCGGAAAAAGGGGATCAAAAACGCGTCACAACCCCTGCCCAAGCTAAAGCAAATGGTTCCAGTTATATTGTAGTCGGGCGACCAATTACTCAAGCTAAAGATCCTGTTTTAGCTTATGAGCAAATTGTATCAGAATGGAAGGTAGCATCATGA
- the pyrE gene encoding orotate phosphoribosyltransferase has protein sequence MNTSKKIAQYLLEVEAVTLSPDHLFTWASGIKSPIYCDNRITMSYPHVRKYIAEAFADAIRRSYPEVEYIVGTATAGIPQACWVSDLLDKPMAYVRPKPKDHGKGKQIEGMIPKGSKVIVIEDLISTGGSCIKVCDALEAEGIEVLCVYAVFTYELKKALVAFNEANITLHTLSNYSTLIQVAREMEAITDNNLELLQSWAIDPSSFK, from the coding sequence ATGAATACATCTAAAAAAATTGCACAGTACTTACTTGAAGTAGAGGCTGTTACATTAAGCCCTGATCATCTCTTTACATGGGCAAGTGGTATCAAAAGTCCAATCTATTGTGATAACCGAATTACGATGAGTTATCCACATGTTCGAAAATACATCGCAGAAGCATTTGCGGATGCAATTAGACGGTCATATCCAGAAGTAGAGTATATTGTCGGAACAGCAACTGCAGGGATACCACAAGCATGTTGGGTTTCTGATTTGCTTGATAAACCAATGGCTTATGTTCGCCCAAAACCAAAAGATCATGGAAAAGGGAAACAGATTGAAGGCATGATTCCAAAGGGATCGAAAGTAATTGTTATTGAAGACCTGATTTCAACTGGGGGAAGTTGTATTAAGGTTTGTGATGCACTCGAAGCCGAAGGTATTGAAGTTCTTTGTGTTTATGCAGTCTTTACATATGAGCTTAAAAAAGCTCTTGTGGCTTTCAATGAAGCAAACATCACACTCCATACCTTATCGAATTATTCCACGTTAATTCAAGTTGCACGGGAAATGGAAGCGATAACGGATAATAATCTTGAGTTATTACAATCTTGGGCAATAGATCCATCATCATTTAAATAA
- a CDS encoding IS3-like element ISErh1 family transposase (programmed frameshift), whose translation MGTRTMHSYETKMKVIEMKLAGYSSRFIQTELGIKNVTQVKTWWRWYRNGEHYRFSQPVGKQYTFGKGPEGDTVEETQRLRIKSLEQQIELFKKVFGKRKDVVPEIIIKLVEEYRNTVSIKDILNLFGVPKSTYYRWTKKEQLESNNYSVNEALVIELCKENKFRYGYRKITALIRKERIINKNTVQKIMQKHQCQCRVKVKRYRKNKNPKIIMPNIINRDFKSLRPLEKLVTDITYIPYGHKMLYLSTIMDLYNGEIIASTLSDRQNLECVVDTLNQLPDIVQPCILHSDQGSVYTSKEYQLKVKNKSITMSMSRKGTPADNAPIESFHASLKCETFELNPDLKGSTEIVSQTVINYLKYYNENRIQEKLGYQSPVNYRLTSS comes from the exons ATGGGAACACGAACTATGCATAGCTATGAGACAAAGATGAAAGTTATAGAAATGAAATTGGCAGGATACTCAAGCAGGTTTATTCAGACTGAACTTGGAATAAAAAATGTAACACAAGTCAAAACATGGTGGAGATGGTATCGAAATGGTGAACACTATCGATTTTCTCAACCTGTAGGCAAGCAATATACTTTTGGAAAAGGGCCTGAAGGAGACACGGTCGAAGAAACACAAAGACTTAGAATTAAATCTTTGGAGCAACAAATTGAACTAT TTAAAAAAGTATTTGGAAAGAGAAAGGATGTGGTTCCTGAAATAATCATCAAGCTCGTTGAAGAGTATCGCAACACTGTATCAATTAAAGATATCTTGAATCTTTTTGGGGTACCTAAGTCAACGTATTACCGTTGGACTAAAAAAGAGCAACTTGAGTCTAATAATTATTCTGTCAATGAAGCATTAGTAATTGAACTTTGTAAAGAAAATAAATTTCGTTATGGATATCGAAAAATAACTGCATTAATTCGAAAAGAAAGAATTATCAATAAGAATACTGTTCAAAAGATAATGCAGAAACACCAATGTCAATGCCGTGTTAAGGTCAAACGGTATCGAAAAAACAAAAATCCGAAGATCATTATGCCCAATATCATTAATCGCGACTTTAAATCACTACGTCCTCTAGAGAAATTGGTGACAGATATCACTTACATCCCTTATGGCCATAAGATGCTCTATTTATCTACGATCATGGATTTATATAATGGTGAGATTATTGCGTCTACATTGAGTGACAGACAAAACCTAGAATGTGTGGTTGATACATTAAATCAACTTCCGGATATCGTTCAGCCATGTATTCTTCATTCTGATCAAGGGAGTGTCTATACATCAAAAGAGTATCAACTCAAAGTAAAAAATAAAAGCATTACCATGAGTATGTCCCGTAAGGGTACACCCGCTGATAATGCTCCTATCGAATCGTTTCATGCCTCGCTAAAGTGTGAAACATTCGAATTAAACCCAGACCTAAAGGGTTCTACTGAAATTGTATCACAAACTGTGATAAACTATTTAAAATATTACAATGAAAATCGAATACAAGAAAAGCTAGGATATCAATCTCCCGTAAATTATCGGTTAACTTCATCCTAA
- a CDS encoding metal-dependent hydrolase translates to MEFIWHGHSCFEIICSGNKRLIIDPFITENSLSTTDISKISVDAVLITHAHEDHVGDSVLIAKQNNAPIICIVELANFLEHEGLSTIGMNLGGTYQLPFASIKMTPALHSSSYKGKELGVAAGFVIDDGHNRFYHAGDTALFSDMELIGPVDIACLPIGDHFTMGIDDAAHATHFISSQYYIPMHYNTFPLIEADPELFEAKCSPKKVIIPTIGKRYHVN, encoded by the coding sequence ATGGAATTTATTTGGCATGGACATTCGTGTTTTGAAATTATTTGTAGCGGGAACAAGCGTTTGATTATTGACCCCTTTATTACAGAAAATTCATTAAGTACCACAGATATCTCAAAAATATCTGTCGATGCTGTCCTTATTACTCATGCACATGAAGATCATGTTGGGGATTCAGTATTAATCGCAAAGCAAAACAACGCACCAATAATCTGTATTGTGGAACTCGCAAACTTTTTAGAGCATGAAGGCCTCTCGACCATTGGTATGAATCTTGGTGGTACCTATCAGCTTCCCTTTGCATCCATAAAAATGACCCCGGCACTTCATTCTTCTTCTTATAAAGGAAAGGAACTGGGTGTCGCTGCTGGATTTGTGATTGATGATGGACATAATCGCTTCTATCACGCTGGAGATACTGCACTCTTTAGTGACATGGAACTCATTGGTCCTGTTGATATCGCATGTTTGCCTATCGGAGATCACTTTACAATGGGAATTGACGATGCAGCACACGCTACTCACTTTATTTCATCCCAGTACTATATACCTATGCACTATAATACATTTCCCCTCATCGAAGCCGATCCTGAATTATTTGAAGCAAAATGTTCGCCCAAAAAGGTTATCATCCCCACAATAGGCAAACGTTACCACGTAAACTGA